Proteins encoded in a region of the Bombyx mori chromosome 21, ASM3026992v2 genome:
- the LOC732984 gene encoding tropomyosin-1 isoform X1, with amino-acid sequence MDAIKKKMQAMKLEKDNAMDKADTCEQQARDANLRAEKVNEEVRELQKKLAQVEEDLILNKNKLEQANKDLEEKEKQLTATEAEVAALNRKVQQIEEDLEKSEERSGTAQQKLLEAQQSADENNRMCKVLENRAQQDEERMDQLTNQLKEARLLAEDADGKSDEVSRKLAFVEDELEVAEDRVKSGDAKISELEEELKVVGNSLKSLEVSEEKANQRVEEFKKQLKTLTGKLKEAEARAEYAEKTVKKLQKEVDRLEDALFNEKEKYKAICDDLDGTFAELTGY; translated from the exons ATGGACGCGATCAAGAAGAAGATGCAGGCGATGAAGCTGGAGAAGGACAATGCCATGGACAAGGCCGACACCTGCGAACAGCAGGCTAGAGACGCCAACCTCCGTGCTGAGAAG GTAAACGAGGAAGTCCGCGAACTCCAGAAGAAGCTCGCCCAGGTGGAGGAAGACCTGATCCTGAACAAGAACAAACTGGAGCAGGCCAACAAGGACCTTGAAGAGAAGGAGAAGCAGCTGACCGCCACCGAAGCCGAGGTCGCTGCCCTCAACAGGAAAGTGCAGCAGATTGAGGAAGACCTCGAGAAATCTGAGGAGAGGTCCGGCACCGCCCAACAGAAGCTGCTCGAGGCCCAGCAGTCGGCTGACGAGAACAACCG tATGTGCAAAGTGTTGGAGAACAGGGCACAGCAGGACGAGGAGCGTATGGACCAGCTCACCAACCAATTGAAAGAGGCCCGTCTCCTCGCCGAGGACGCTGACGGAAAATCCGACGAG GTTTCGCGAAAACTGGCCTTCGTTGAAGACGAACTCGAAGTCGCCGAAGACCGTGTCAAGTCTGGTGACGCTAAGATCTCAGAGCTTGAAGAAGAATTAAAG GTCGTCGGTAACTCCCTTAAATCTCTCGAAGTATCCGAAGAGAAAGCTAACCAGCGCGTCGAAGAGTTCAAGAAGCAGCTGAAGACCCTGACCGGCAAGCTGAAGGAGGCCGAGGCCCGTGCCGAGTACGCCGAGAAGACAGTCAAGAAACTGCAGAAGGAGGTCGACAGGCTCGAAG ACGCATTATTCAACGAGAAGGAGAAATACAAGGCGATATGCGATGACTTGGACGGCACATTCGCAGAGTTGACAGGATACTAA
- the LOC732984 gene encoding tropomyosin-1 — MDAIKKKMQAMKLEKDNAMDKADTCEQQARDANLRAEKVNEEVRELQKKLAQVEEDLILNKNKLEQANKDLEEKEKQLTATEAEVAALNRKVQQIEEDLEKSEERSGTAQQKLLEAQQSADENNRMCKVLENRAQQDEERMDQLTNQLKEARLLAEDADGKSDEVSRKLAFVEDELEVAEDRVKSGDAKISELEEELKVVGNSLKSLEVSEEKANQRVEEFKKQLKTLTGKLKEAEARAEYAEKTVKKLQKEVDRLEDELGINKDRYKSLADEMDSTFAELAGY, encoded by the exons ATGGACGCGATCAAGAAGAAGATGCAGGCGATGAAGCTGGAGAAGGACAATGCCATGGACAAGGCCGACACCTGCGAACAGCAGGCTAGAGACGCCAACCTCCGTGCTGAGAAG GTAAACGAGGAAGTCCGCGAACTCCAGAAGAAGCTCGCCCAGGTGGAGGAAGACCTGATCCTGAACAAGAACAAACTGGAGCAGGCCAACAAGGACCTTGAAGAGAAGGAGAAGCAGCTGACCGCCACCGAAGCCGAGGTCGCTGCCCTCAACAGGAAAGTGCAGCAGATTGAGGAAGACCTCGAGAAATCTGAGGAGAGGTCCGGCACCGCCCAACAGAAGCTGCTCGAGGCCCAGCAGTCGGCTGACGAGAACAACCG tATGTGCAAAGTGTTGGAGAACAGGGCACAGCAGGACGAGGAGCGTATGGACCAGCTCACCAACCAATTGAAAGAGGCCCGTCTCCTCGCCGAGGACGCTGACGGAAAATCCGACGAG GTTTCGCGAAAACTGGCCTTCGTTGAAGACGAACTCGAAGTCGCCGAAGACCGTGTCAAGTCTGGTGACGCTAAGATCTCAGAGCTTGAAGAAGAATTAAAG GTCGTCGGTAACTCCCTTAAATCTCTCGAAGTATCCGAAGAGAAAGCTAACCAGCGCGTCGAAGAGTTCAAGAAGCAGCTGAAGACCCTGACCGGCAAGCTGAAGGAGGCCGAGGCCCGTGCCGAGTACGCCGAGAAGACAGTCAAGAAACTGCAGAAGGAGGTCGACAGGCTCGAAG ACGAGCTTGGCATCAACAAGGATAGATACAAGAGCTTGGCTGATGAGATGGATTCCACCTTCGCCGAGTTGGCTGGTTACTAA